From Spirosoma agri, one genomic window encodes:
- a CDS encoding winged helix-turn-helix domain-containing protein, giving the protein MATFTVKTGMVMRKVAVVLVLVSVGLLFVQFVGLTPTVGNTDDLRFAQKVNLALRRTAHHLLAEKGDSISRIPPVQQLNTTVFRVRLEQPFDYGRLPTLLEQSLAIHGINGNYDVTVLDCVSGELQLGYNFLDLRKDSGVPCVGRKQGPGCYNLQLVFTAPTTQNQPGTVWGAGLLGFLLLGGAYVFWIRANKESNKSITLTNDTVPNAGMLIRVGQLTFSNTNQVVTVAGVQHTLTYREAKLLHLFMRHPNQLLERDFILKSVWEDEGIIVGRSVDVFVSRLRKLLQTDPAVRIVAVHGVGYRLEVTLIQGSA; this is encoded by the coding sequence ATGGCTACGTTTACAGTGAAAACGGGTATGGTTATGAGAAAAGTAGCGGTTGTGCTTGTGTTGGTATCGGTTGGGCTGCTGTTTGTGCAGTTTGTTGGGTTGACTCCTACGGTTGGGAATACCGATGACCTGCGTTTTGCTCAGAAAGTGAATCTGGCTCTCCGCCGAACCGCGCACCATCTGCTCGCTGAAAAAGGCGATTCCATATCCCGCATTCCGCCCGTTCAACAACTAAATACGACTGTGTTTCGTGTCCGTCTCGAACAGCCATTCGACTACGGTCGGTTGCCGACGCTATTGGAGCAATCATTGGCTATTCATGGTATCAATGGCAACTACGATGTTACGGTGCTGGATTGCGTCAGTGGAGAACTGCAACTGGGGTATAATTTTCTGGATTTGCGTAAAGACAGTGGCGTACCCTGTGTCGGTCGAAAGCAGGGGCCGGGTTGCTACAACCTCCAACTTGTTTTTACGGCTCCAACGACTCAGAACCAGCCGGGCACGGTTTGGGGGGCGGGACTGCTCGGGTTTCTGCTGCTGGGTGGAGCCTACGTTTTCTGGATCAGGGCGAATAAAGAATCGAATAAGTCAATTACGCTGACCAACGATACCGTACCTAATGCTGGCATGTTGATTCGGGTAGGCCAACTGACATTTAGTAACACGAATCAGGTCGTAACCGTGGCTGGTGTACAACATACGCTCACTTATCGCGAAGCCAAATTACTGCACCTGTTTATGCGTCATCCGAACCAGCTACTGGAACGTGATTTTATCCTCAAATCAGTTTGGGAAGATGAAGGAATTATCGTCGGGCGCAGCGTCGATGTGTTTGTGTCCCGACTGCGTAAGCTGCTGCAAACAGATCCCGCCGTTCGAATCGTTGCCGTTCATGGCGTCGGTTATCGGCTGGAGGTTACGTTGATACAAGGTTCGGCGTAG
- a CDS encoding PadR family transcriptional regulator gives MKRASLGEFEEVVLLTVAVLELERLAYGVAITHEIIEETGRSVRLNQIHAALQRLEDKGMVISEMGEPTAERGGRRKRLFMVTAYGRRTLQEIQEVRASLWTRLISPFKLVTSV, from the coding sequence ATGAAACGGGCTTCGCTGGGGGAGTTTGAAGAAGTGGTTTTGCTGACGGTTGCTGTGCTGGAACTGGAGCGGCTGGCGTATGGTGTAGCCATTACCCACGAAATCATTGAGGAGACGGGCCGATCGGTTCGCTTGAACCAGATTCATGCCGCGTTGCAACGGCTCGAAGACAAAGGGATGGTGATCTCCGAAATGGGCGAACCAACGGCCGAACGCGGTGGCCGCCGGAAACGGCTCTTTATGGTTACGGCCTATGGCCGTCGGACGCTACAGGAAATCCAGGAAGTACGGGCGAGCTTATGGACGCGGTTGATCAGTCCGTTTAAACTGGTTACCAGCGTATGA
- a CDS encoding ABC transporter permease → MTELNRRTAPRLADRLLRLLCAPHRLEEVQGDLHEEFAYQVDRIGARRARWRYWWDVLGFVKPFAMKRESTQYSTTLFSIGMIRNYFRTAWRNLLKNKFYSLLNITGLTAGLAVGILILLWVQDELSFDRFHRQSDAIYRLENRVGTGTSQQIWTTTVAPIASFAKREVPEVKDAVRLAYNSMYTLFKYKDKTVNEDHSSFTDPAFFSMFDYTLIKGNPAKPFPDKYSVVLTETTAKRYFGDENPIGKVLSGRDKIAFTVSGVIRDFPKNSSIQGDLFLPISLLFDSMYKNRTDGRTMDTDFSEFSYDTYLLLQPGASVANLAVKLRTIHLRNKPDDTDLTYLLQPLSAMHLYKADGAEGGIETVRMFSIIALLILVIACINYVNLSTARSLLRSKEISMRKIVGAARIQLFVQFLVETALLFSFAAVLALGLIYLLLPAYNQLSGKQLALDFTDYHIWAVIGLTITGTLAASSIYPALLLSSFEPLKALKGKVSGRINEATFRKALVVIQFAVSVILIAGTFIISNQLQYIRAKELGYDKTHVFAFFMRDMGKHYDAVKADLLKQPGVTGVTRANANIIQLGGQTGNNDWEGKEQGETMMMRPLAIDKDFIPFFKMKLLKGTNFTGAVSDSLHFILNEAAVKAARINDPIGKRFRLWERNGTIVGVVKDFHFASMRQKIEPAIFYYEPARLGSIYIKTTGKEAAQAIAQAQQSWKQYNADYPFEYFFLDALFDDLYKSEQQTGLLFTIFASIAILISCLGLFGLATYTAQVRTREIGVRKVLGASVTGIIQLLAKDFVQLVIIAIVIAVPIAWWSMNQWLQDFAYRIDIQWWVFALAGLLALAIALLTVSFQSIKAALMNPVKSLRSD, encoded by the coding sequence ATGACAGAGCTAAATCGTCGGACCGCACCCCGCTTAGCGGATCGTTTGCTCCGACTCCTTTGTGCACCACATCGTCTGGAAGAGGTCCAGGGCGATCTGCACGAAGAGTTCGCGTATCAGGTCGATCGCATTGGCGCGCGCCGGGCTAGGTGGCGCTACTGGTGGGATGTGCTGGGGTTTGTGAAGCCATTCGCCATGAAACGAGAATCAACGCAGTATTCAACAACTTTATTCAGTATTGGTATGATACGTAATTATTTTAGGACCGCCTGGCGTAATTTGTTGAAGAACAAGTTCTATTCGCTGCTCAACATTACGGGGCTAACTGCCGGGTTGGCGGTGGGTATTCTGATCCTGCTCTGGGTGCAGGATGAGCTAAGTTTCGATCGCTTTCATCGGCAATCCGACGCCATTTACCGGCTCGAAAATCGCGTTGGTACAGGGACCAGTCAGCAAATCTGGACAACGACCGTAGCTCCGATTGCCAGTTTCGCAAAGCGGGAGGTGCCTGAAGTAAAAGACGCAGTTCGGCTGGCCTATAATAGCATGTATACCCTGTTCAAATACAAGGACAAAACAGTCAACGAAGACCATTCGTCGTTTACTGACCCAGCGTTCTTTTCGATGTTCGACTATACCCTCATCAAGGGGAATCCGGCAAAACCGTTTCCGGATAAATACTCCGTTGTGCTTACGGAAACCACCGCTAAACGGTATTTCGGTGACGAAAATCCAATCGGTAAAGTGCTGTCGGGTAGGGACAAGATTGCCTTTACGGTGAGTGGCGTAATCCGGGATTTTCCGAAAAATTCCAGTATACAGGGCGACCTGTTTCTGCCGATTTCCCTGTTGTTCGATTCCATGTACAAAAACCGCACGGATGGGCGAACTATGGATACTGATTTTAGTGAGTTCAGCTACGACACGTATCTGTTGCTACAGCCGGGCGCGTCGGTGGCGAATCTAGCCGTTAAACTGCGCACGATTCACCTGCGCAACAAACCAGACGACACGGATCTGACCTATCTGCTGCAACCGTTGTCGGCGATGCACCTTTACAAGGCCGACGGCGCGGAGGGGGGTATCGAAACGGTTCGGATGTTTTCCATCATTGCGCTGCTTATTCTGGTTATTGCCTGTATCAATTACGTAAATCTGTCAACGGCTCGGTCCCTGCTGCGTTCCAAGGAAATCAGTATGCGCAAAATTGTGGGTGCGGCCCGAATCCAGTTGTTCGTTCAGTTTCTGGTGGAAACGGCTCTGCTTTTTTCATTCGCTGCGGTACTGGCACTTGGCTTGATCTATCTGTTGCTGCCGGCTTATAATCAGCTATCGGGTAAACAACTCGCGCTCGATTTTACCGACTATCACATCTGGGCGGTGATTGGGTTGACCATTACCGGAACGCTGGCCGCATCGAGCATTTATCCCGCCCTGCTGCTTTCCTCCTTCGAACCCCTTAAAGCACTGAAAGGGAAAGTGTCGGGACGAATCAACGAAGCTACCTTCCGGAAAGCGTTGGTCGTGATTCAATTTGCGGTTTCGGTTATTCTCATTGCGGGCACGTTCATCATCAGTAATCAGCTGCAATACATTCGGGCTAAAGAGCTGGGGTACGACAAAACGCACGTATTCGCCTTCTTCATGCGCGACATGGGTAAGCACTATGATGCGGTGAAAGCAGATTTATTGAAGCAACCCGGTGTTACGGGCGTTACGCGGGCTAACGCGAACATTATCCAGCTTGGGGGGCAAACCGGCAATAATGACTGGGAAGGAAAGGAGCAGGGCGAAACCATGATGATGCGACCCTTGGCTATTGATAAGGACTTTATTCCTTTCTTCAAGATGAAGCTGCTGAAGGGCACGAATTTTACGGGTGCCGTATCGGATTCACTACACTTTATTCTGAATGAAGCTGCGGTAAAGGCCGCCCGCATCAACGATCCCATCGGGAAGCGATTTCGGTTATGGGAGCGTAACGGAACCATCGTTGGCGTTGTGAAGGACTTTCACTTTGCGTCGATGCGGCAGAAAATAGAACCGGCTATCTTCTATTACGAACCGGCCCGATTGGGATCAATTTACATCAAAACGACCGGCAAGGAGGCTGCACAGGCCATTGCGCAAGCTCAGCAATCGTGGAAGCAATACAATGCCGATTACCCGTTCGAATACTTTTTCCTGGACGCACTGTTCGATGATCTTTATAAGTCGGAACAGCAAACGGGGCTCCTGTTTACCATCTTTGCCTCTATTGCCATTCTGATTTCCTGCCTGGGTCTGTTTGGTCTGGCAACGTATACCGCGCAGGTACGGACCCGTGAAATTGGCGTTCGTAAAGTGCTGGGGGCCAGTGTGACCGGTATTATTCAGTTATTAGCCAAAGACTTTGTTCAACTGGTCATTATTGCTATTGTCATTGCCGTTCCAATCGCGTGGTGGTCTATGAACCAATGGTTACAGGATTTCGCCTATCGAATCGACATCCAGTGGTGGGTCTTTGCCCTGGCGGGCCTGCTAGCCCTGGCAATTGCCCTGCTTACCGTCAGTTTCCAGAGCATCAAAGCCGCCTTGATGAATCCCGTAAAATCATTACGAAGCGACTAA
- a CDS encoding permease prefix domain 2-containing transporter, whose translation MTRPPRLADRLLAFFCAPHRLEEVQGDLHEEFAYQVDRIGARRARWRYWWDVLGFVKPFAMKREKQDYSISILSPAMLRNYFAIAFRQLWKNPLFSAINIIGLTVGLAVSMFIALYVWHEFHYDRFEPSASRIYRIASVAKYGDQEVIFSGLHESFGREIKRQIPEVEMVVRFSDGMGDVVLQTDQNHRFKETNIGFADESMLTVMGIRLLQGNSQTALREPNQIVLTRQLAEKYFGRQNPLGKTLIFDKQYPMTVSGITDDLPTNSIIQFNGLVSLSSMPTLGAHQQNAYKGGGFLTTYLLVRPDANVRLIEQKLKSVKSDVLFADTSASYFLEALPSVHLDGRGQPTDTRQSLYILLTIALIILGLAVINYVSLTTARATKRAREVGIRKAVGGQRNELVSQFFMESFLTTTLAFVLSLVLLQLLFPWANQTLDLHMDTRLLTQGPYLGLMLTLWLCCSLLSGGYPALLLSGFRPAAVLKGAASGRHSGAGVRRVFTTVQFTASIGLLICSLVLYSQMRFLRTQNLGINRAQVVGIRIDGDMVSQFPALRDGIRQWAGSGNVAVSNTALFTNNIATWFMKTEKTKKQLMVNVLTVDKPFFAMMGVRWQTSPVGWNARPITKELTVYNQTLLNEAGIKGDPIQQPSPFKDQHTDGVVADFHVRSLHGPVSPMQLTVVSDTNRSMMANGGYILVRLSPKTDVSQALDQLKAVYNAHQPTSPFDYYFLDEAYDKLYAKETRLMQLFNGFTVLTLLVACLGLLGLMTFSVDVRTKEIGVRKVLGASVAGIVVLLSKDFLKLVVLAILIASPVAWWAMNKWLQNFTYKIDIEWWVFALAAGLATGIAIITISFQSVKAALTNPVKSLRSE comes from the coding sequence ATGACACGTCCACCCCGTTTAGCGGACCGCCTACTGGCATTTTTCTGCGCTCCTCATCGACTGGAAGAGGTGCAGGGTGATCTGCACGAAGAGTTCGCGTATCAGGTCGATCGCATTGGCGCGCGCCGGGCTAGGTGGCGTTACTGGTGGGATGTGCTGGGATTCGTGAAGCCATTCGCTATGAAACGAGAAAAACAGGACTATTCAATTTCTATACTCAGCCCAGCTATGCTACGAAATTATTTCGCCATTGCGTTTCGCCAGCTTTGGAAAAACCCGTTGTTCAGTGCGATAAACATCATTGGGTTAACGGTCGGTCTGGCGGTCAGTATGTTCATCGCGCTGTACGTCTGGCACGAGTTTCATTACGACCGTTTCGAACCATCGGCCAGCCGGATATACCGGATTGCGTCGGTGGCGAAATATGGCGATCAGGAAGTGATCTTTTCAGGATTGCACGAATCATTTGGACGCGAGATAAAACGGCAGATTCCCGAAGTAGAAATGGTCGTTCGCTTTTCGGATGGTATGGGCGACGTCGTGTTGCAGACTGACCAAAACCACCGGTTTAAAGAAACGAACATTGGCTTCGCTGATGAATCGATGTTGACCGTAATGGGCATCCGGCTTCTTCAGGGAAATAGTCAAACGGCGCTTCGGGAGCCCAATCAGATCGTGCTGACCCGACAGTTGGCTGAAAAGTATTTCGGACGGCAGAACCCCCTCGGTAAGACACTGATTTTTGATAAGCAGTATCCCATGACGGTATCGGGTATTACGGACGATTTGCCCACAAATTCGATCATTCAGTTTAATGGCCTGGTCTCGTTGAGTTCCATGCCCACGCTCGGCGCTCATCAGCAGAATGCCTACAAAGGAGGTGGTTTCCTGACTACCTATCTGCTGGTGCGCCCGGACGCGAACGTCAGGCTGATCGAGCAGAAACTAAAGAGCGTAAAGTCGGATGTGCTGTTTGCCGATACGTCGGCTAGTTACTTTCTCGAAGCGCTGCCCTCAGTGCACCTGGATGGTCGTGGTCAGCCGACAGACACGCGGCAGTCCTTGTACATCCTGCTAACGATTGCGCTGATCATTCTGGGCCTGGCTGTTATTAATTATGTGAGCCTCACCACAGCCCGCGCGACCAAGCGGGCGCGTGAAGTCGGTATTCGAAAGGCCGTTGGTGGGCAGCGTAATGAATTGGTAAGCCAGTTTTTTATGGAATCATTCCTGACGACGACACTGGCGTTCGTGTTGTCGCTGGTGTTGTTGCAACTGCTTTTTCCGTGGGCGAACCAAACGCTTGATTTGCACATGGATACCCGCCTGTTGACGCAGGGGCCGTACCTGGGGTTAATGCTCACCTTGTGGCTATGCTGTTCCCTGCTGTCGGGAGGGTATCCCGCCTTGTTGCTGTCTGGGTTTCGGCCTGCAGCTGTGCTCAAAGGAGCAGCGAGCGGACGGCACAGTGGCGCTGGCGTTCGCCGGGTGTTTACAACCGTTCAGTTTACGGCGTCAATTGGGCTACTGATCTGTAGTCTGGTGCTGTATTCGCAGATGCGCTTCCTGCGAACCCAAAACCTGGGTATCAACCGGGCGCAGGTTGTGGGGATTCGTATCGACGGTGATATGGTATCACAGTTTCCTGCGTTGCGCGATGGTATTCGCCAGTGGGCCGGTAGTGGCAACGTAGCTGTCTCCAACACTGCGTTGTTTACCAACAATATTGCCACCTGGTTCATGAAAACAGAGAAGACAAAAAAGCAGTTGATGGTCAATGTCCTGACTGTCGACAAGCCTTTTTTTGCCATGATGGGCGTTCGCTGGCAGACCAGTCCGGTGGGTTGGAATGCAAGGCCAATCACCAAAGAACTCACGGTCTATAACCAAACGCTGCTCAACGAGGCTGGTATAAAAGGAGATCCAATTCAGCAGCCTTCGCCGTTCAAAGACCAGCACACCGATGGTGTCGTCGCGGATTTTCACGTGCGTAGTTTGCACGGTCCCGTTTCACCGATGCAGTTAACCGTGGTTAGTGATACCAACCGATCTATGATGGCCAATGGTGGGTATATTCTGGTTCGGTTGAGTCCGAAAACGGATGTGTCGCAGGCGCTGGATCAGCTTAAAGCGGTGTATAATGCGCACCAGCCAACGTCGCCCTTCGACTATTATTTTCTGGATGAAGCCTACGACAAACTCTATGCGAAAGAAACGCGATTGATGCAGTTGTTCAACGGATTTACGGTACTCACGTTATTGGTTGCCTGTCTGGGCCTACTGGGATTAATGACGTTCTCCGTCGACGTTCGTACCAAAGAAATTGGTGTGCGTAAGGTGCTAGGTGCATCGGTTGCTGGCATTGTCGTTTTACTCTCAAAAGACTTTCTGAAGCTGGTAGTGCTTGCCATTTTAATTGCCTCGCCAGTGGCCTGGTGGGCGATGAACAAATGGCTTCAAAACTTTACCTACAAGATCGACATCGAGTGGTGGGTCTTCGCATTGGCTGCTGGACTGGCAACGGGTATCGCGATTATAACCATCTCGTTTCAGAGCGTAAAAGCCGCCCTGACAAATCCGGTCAAGTCACTACGGAGCGAATAA
- a CDS encoding PH domain-containing protein, producing MGLFSALLGNAGTVTPETLHKDYGHLLSDSESIEIGFTLIRDVFMFTNKRLILVDKQGLTGRKIDYLSIPYKSITRFSIETAGHLDLDAELKIWVSSEQVPSIAKKFNKSVNIYDLQKVLANHVLG from the coding sequence ATGGGACTATTTTCCGCTTTACTAGGCAATGCGGGTACCGTAACGCCTGAAACACTCCATAAAGACTACGGACACTTGCTATCAGATTCGGAGTCTATTGAAATCGGTTTTACGCTCATCCGAGACGTGTTCATGTTTACCAACAAACGATTGATTCTGGTAGATAAGCAAGGGCTTACGGGTCGCAAAATCGACTATTTATCCATTCCCTATAAGAGTATTACACGCTTTAGCATTGAAACCGCCGGTCATCTAGACCTGGATGCAGAATTGAAAATATGGGTTTCGAGTGAGCAGGTGCCTAGTATCGCTAAGAAGTTTAATAAGAGCGTCAATATCTACGATCTGCAAAAGGTCCTGGCAAACCACGTTCTGGGCTAA
- a CDS encoding PadR family transcriptional regulator — translation MKRAFLGEFEEVVLLTVAILDEGAYGVTVTQEIEQKTGRAVGFSTVHTTLQRLQEKGFLASEMGGATAERGGRRKRFFVVTAAGRKALAEVKQVREQLWNALPPQTLQLMGG, via the coding sequence ATGAAACGAGCCTTTCTCGGAGAATTTGAAGAAGTAGTTCTTCTGACCGTAGCGATTCTGGACGAGGGTGCTTACGGCGTCACGGTTACGCAGGAGATCGAGCAGAAAACGGGTCGTGCCGTTGGGTTTAGTACTGTCCATACAACGTTGCAACGGCTGCAAGAAAAAGGCTTTCTGGCCTCTGAAATGGGCGGGGCCACTGCCGAGCGTGGTGGTCGGCGAAAGCGGTTCTTTGTGGTTACAGCCGCTGGCCGGAAGGCGTTGGCCGAGGTGAAACAGGTTCGCGAGCAGTTGTGGAACGCACTGCCTCCGCAAACGCTACAACTAATGGGTGGGTGA
- a CDS encoding ABC transporter permease, whose protein sequence is MDAKNKTPGWANWLLKTFGHPDTQEEVTGDLLELYAHWVATVGERKARWRYSLNVLKLLRPFAVRNQSTDYSTPFFLSPAMIQNYVKIALRNLLRHKAYSLINIVGLALGMACSLLIGLWVYDELNYDRFLPYHAQIHYVRVNYSFRGNEIQTASATPGPLSEAITRDIPQVAAVTKLTWPSERLVHVGDRVAKEQGQYASVGFFDVFDLPAVSGNPRSALANLNQIVISQRLAEIYFPNSQAVGQSLQLDNNKRFVVGAVLKNLPPTSTLQFDWLVNFKAQEEEWQTQWGYNAVQTYLRLKPATTALQAEASMKGMFRRYATFNNNEHIVLQPITDLHLWGDYENGVAVGGQIEYVRIFGIVALFILLIACINFMNLSTARSAKRSREVGVRKVIGARRLALVGQFLSESTILSLLSAVIALVLVWLTLPAFNTLFDKQITLDFADPVRWIGITGLVLITGLLAGSYPALFLSGGQPARILQGLHFRFSNHRAGPAQLRQVLVVFQFALSTFLIVGMLVIGRQMSYLRTKHLGLDRGNVVYLNLEGQLNDYQKTEALRHELIQLPSVAGATTAAHLPLNIQSNTTDLHWSGQNEKQLVSVSAMSVGNDFIKTTGIKLLDGRDFRPNALADTACYLINEAAARLMGMNKPVGQHITFWFGKGPIIGLMKDFHLGSLREAIKPLVITYMPPSAQYLLIKPRAGQTAQALADLERLVNQFNGDYPFSYHFLDEAYQRLYHREQQVSVLINYFGILAILISCLGLFGLAAFSAEQRTKEIGIRKVLGASIGSLVALLSTDFLKLVLIAFILASPVAYYVMQQWLTGFAYRVELSWWVFVLAGGLAVGIALLTVSYQSIKTALMNPVKSLRSE, encoded by the coding sequence ATGGATGCGAAAAATAAGACACCCGGCTGGGCTAACTGGCTCCTGAAAACGTTTGGCCATCCCGATACGCAGGAAGAGGTGACGGGTGACCTGCTGGAACTGTATGCCCATTGGGTGGCGACAGTGGGGGAGCGCAAAGCCCGCTGGCGCTATAGCCTGAACGTGCTGAAACTGCTGCGGCCCTTTGCCGTCCGGAACCAATCGACCGACTATTCAACTCCTTTCTTCTTAAGCCCGGCTATGATTCAAAATTATGTAAAAATCGCCCTGAGAAACCTGCTCAGGCATAAGGCGTATTCGCTGATTAATATCGTCGGGCTGGCACTGGGCATGGCCTGTAGTCTACTCATCGGTTTATGGGTGTACGACGAGTTGAACTACGACCGGTTTTTGCCTTACCATGCCCAAATCCACTACGTGCGGGTAAACTACAGTTTCCGGGGTAACGAAATCCAGACGGCATCTGCTACACCCGGTCCGCTGAGTGAAGCGATTACCCGCGACATACCCCAGGTGGCCGCTGTTACAAAACTGACATGGCCCTCTGAACGACTGGTTCACGTTGGCGACCGGGTAGCGAAAGAACAGGGGCAATACGCATCGGTAGGCTTCTTCGATGTGTTTGACCTGCCCGCTGTATCGGGTAACCCCAGGTCAGCTCTCGCAAACCTGAATCAGATCGTTATCAGCCAACGACTGGCCGAAATCTATTTTCCGAATAGTCAGGCCGTTGGGCAGTCACTGCAACTCGACAATAACAAACGGTTTGTGGTGGGGGCCGTCCTGAAGAACCTCCCCCCTACCAGTACGCTTCAGTTCGACTGGCTCGTCAATTTCAAAGCGCAGGAAGAAGAATGGCAAACGCAGTGGGGATACAACGCGGTGCAAACGTACCTGCGTCTGAAACCAGCCACCACGGCTCTACAGGCGGAAGCCTCAATGAAAGGGATGTTCCGCCGGTACGCTACATTCAACAATAACGAGCACATAGTTTTGCAGCCAATCACGGACCTGCACCTCTGGGGCGATTACGAAAACGGTGTAGCGGTGGGTGGACAAATCGAATACGTCCGGATTTTTGGGATAGTGGCCCTGTTTATTCTCTTGATTGCCTGCATCAATTTTATGAATCTGAGCACGGCCCGCAGTGCCAAACGGTCGCGGGAGGTAGGCGTCAGAAAAGTTATCGGGGCCAGACGTCTCGCGCTGGTGGGGCAATTCCTGAGTGAGTCCACCATATTGAGTCTGCTGTCGGCAGTAATAGCGCTGGTACTGGTATGGCTCACCTTGCCGGCCTTCAATACGCTGTTCGACAAACAGATCACTCTTGACTTTGCCGACCCAGTACGCTGGATCGGTATTACGGGATTGGTCCTGATTACTGGTTTACTGGCGGGTAGTTACCCCGCACTGTTTCTGTCGGGGGGACAACCCGCCCGGATTTTACAGGGGCTTCATTTCCGATTCAGCAATCATCGAGCCGGGCCGGCTCAGCTTCGGCAGGTACTGGTAGTGTTTCAGTTTGCGTTGTCTACCTTCCTGATCGTTGGCATGCTGGTTATCGGGCGACAGATGAGCTACCTGCGTACCAAACATCTCGGACTCGACCGTGGCAACGTAGTTTATCTGAACCTGGAGGGCCAACTGAATGACTATCAGAAAACAGAAGCCCTGCGCCATGAACTGATACAACTACCGTCGGTGGCGGGGGCAACAACAGCCGCTCACCTACCGCTTAACATACAGAGCAACACCACCGATCTGCATTGGTCAGGTCAGAATGAAAAGCAGTTGGTAAGCGTATCGGCCATGTCCGTCGGGAACGATTTTATAAAAACAACCGGTATCAAACTACTCGACGGACGCGACTTCCGCCCCAACGCACTTGCCGACACGGCCTGCTACCTTATCAACGAAGCGGCAGCCAGACTGATGGGAATGAACAAACCCGTGGGCCAGCACATCACATTTTGGTTTGGAAAGGGTCCTATCATCGGTCTGATGAAGGATTTTCACCTCGGCTCGCTGCGTGAGGCCATTAAGCCGCTTGTCATCACGTACATGCCACCGAGCGCACAGTATCTGCTGATCAAACCACGCGCCGGGCAAACCGCGCAGGCTCTGGCTGATCTGGAACGATTGGTCAATCAGTTTAACGGCGACTATCCATTCAGCTACCACTTTCTGGATGAAGCGTACCAAAGGTTATATCACCGCGAGCAGCAGGTCAGCGTACTGATCAATTACTTCGGCATACTGGCCATTCTGATCTCGTGTTTGGGCCTGTTCGGGTTAGCTGCCTTCTCGGCCGAACAACGCACCAAAGAGATTGGCATTCGCAAAGTGCTGGGCGCATCCATTGGTAGCCTTGTAGCCCTGCTATCGACCGATTTCCTGAAACTGGTGCTTATCGCTTTTATCCTTGCCAGCCCTGTGGCCTATTATGTTATGCAGCAGTGGCTGACTGGCTTTGCTTACCGGGTTGAGCTATCGTGGTGGGTCTTCGTCCTGGCGGGTGGCTTGGCAGTGGGAATTGCTCTGCTAACGGTCAGCTACCAAAGTATCAAAACGGCTCTGATGAATCCGGTCAAGAGTTTACGAAGCGAATAA
- a CDS encoding PadR family transcriptional regulator — protein sequence MRRSDLGEFEEVVLLAVAVLSPKSYSVVIAEELERETGQTVSTGAVHAALQRLEQKGYLTSHLGDATAERGGRRKRLFAVTALGGRVLSDVHSVRNRLWERIVPQTILTWS from the coding sequence ATGCGACGGAGCGATTTAGGCGAGTTTGAGGAGGTGGTTTTGCTGGCCGTGGCGGTGCTCTCCCCCAAAAGTTATTCGGTAGTTATCGCCGAAGAACTTGAACGGGAAACCGGACAGACCGTAAGTACGGGAGCGGTCCATGCGGCACTGCAACGGCTTGAACAGAAAGGGTATCTGACTTCACACCTAGGCGATGCAACCGCCGAACGGGGTGGCCGTCGGAAACGTCTGTTCGCGGTTACGGCGCTGGGTGGCCGGGTGCTGAGCGATGTGCATTCGGTCCGGAATCGGCTTTGGGAGCGCATCGTACCGCAAACGATACTTACCTGGAGCTAA